From one Deltaproteobacteria bacterium genomic stretch:
- a CDS encoding DNA-binding response regulator → MDDRKRILIIEDEPDIVRGLVDALEFEGFAVRAAATGQEGIEAARDFRPDLVLLDLMLPDKNGYLVCEALRADDPVVPIMMLTAKAQESDKIRGFDVGADDYVTKPFSIAELIARIHALFRRQERMAAVDDTFRVGDWTIDARKHTMRRGKTTRRLTFYELELLKLLRERAEQPVSRDQILEKIWGVEPSANNRTVDNFVAKLRRKLEDDQKNPRHILTVYGLGYKLVP, encoded by the coding sequence ATGGATGACCGCAAACGCATCCTGATCATCGAGGACGAACCAGACATCGTCCGCGGTCTGGTCGACGCACTGGAGTTCGAAGGGTTCGCGGTCCGCGCGGCGGCCACGGGGCAAGAGGGGATCGAGGCCGCGCGCGACTTTCGCCCGGACCTGGTGTTGCTCGACCTGATGCTGCCCGACAAAAACGGCTATCTCGTGTGCGAGGCGCTGCGCGCCGACGACCCCGTCGTTCCGATCATGATGCTCACGGCCAAGGCACAGGAATCGGACAAGATCCGCGGGTTCGACGTCGGTGCCGACGACTACGTGACGAAGCCGTTCAGCATCGCGGAATTGATCGCCCGCATTCACGCGTTGTTTCGCCGTCAAGAGCGGATGGCCGCGGTCGACGACACGTTTCGGGTCGGCGACTGGACGATCGACGCGCGCAAGCACACGATGCGCCGCGGAAAGACGACGCGCCGGCTGACGTTCTACGAACTGGAACTACTGAAGCTGCTGCGGGAGCGCGCGGAACAGCCCGTGTCACGCGATCAAATCCTCGAGAAGATCTGGGGCGTCGAGCCGTCGGCGAACAATCGGACGGTGGACAACTTCGTCGCCAAGCTGCGCCGCAAACTCGAAGACGACCAGAAAAACCCGCGGCACATCCTGACCGTCTACGGGCTCGGCTACAAGCTGGTGCCCTGA